The DNA segment TCTATTGCCCGTGCTTTGGCAATTCGTCCCAAAGTCCTGATTTTAGACGAACCTTTTGGGGCGCTAGATGCCATTACCAAAGAAGAATTACAAGAAGAATTGTTGAAAATCTGGGGTGATAATCGCTGCACAGTATTGATGATTACTCACGACATCGATGAGGCGCTATTTTTAGCCGACAAATTGGTAATGATGACCAACGGCCCCCACGCCAAAATCGGTGAAGTGTTGGAAATTCCATTTTCTCGCCCACGCGATCGCGCCCGTATCATGGAAGATCCAGAATACTATAAACTGCGTAACTATGCCCTAGATTTTCTCTTTAATAGATTTGCCCATGATGATGTGGGATAACAACGTTCCCCAGATGATGACTGTTAGCACTTAGGTAAAAGATAAAAGGTAAAATCACCCGGTTTTACCACTTATCTTCTACCTTTTTTTTAAATAGCAATCATCAATAATTTGTGAGATACTAGATCCCCGACTCCTTTGAGAATTCGGGGATCTTTGGTATGCAACAATTATTATATTTTTTAACTATGATAAATATAGATGTTTTTTAGGAAACGACCTTGCTATATTCTAAATCATCTATGACCATATCATTACGTTAGAATTAACACACCAATAGCCAACTAAAGCTAAACTAGCTGACTTCAAACAGTACAAATTGCTAACAAAAATACAGTTATTGGTAGCTTATATAACGGAACCTATATAGTACAAAAGTCAATAGTGAGAATTGCCCATTTTACACTTAGACTTTAAATTTCAGCAAGCTTTTCAGAGTCAAACTCGATTCCCATATATAGGACTCATATTTGATTTATGAAATATACATAGGATGGGCAATGCCCACCGTATCATGGTTTCGGTGGGTATTGCCCACCCTACACATACTGAGATTTTTATACGCCAGTGCAGGCTACGCCAACACTAATCAAATCAGATTCCTATATCTTAACCACGAATTACAAATTACGAACTCTTATGAGCCTCCGCGCACTGCTATTAGTAAATCGTCATGCCCGCCAAGGACAAGAACGTCTATTGGAAGCAATTGATCATCTGAAAAAATTCAATTTTCAGTTAATTGAAGAGACAACAGAACATCCTAAACACCTTTCGCAAGTTATACATAAATATAAAGATCAAGTTGATTTAGTTATAGTTGGGGGTGGTGATGGTACATTAAATGCTGTCGTTGACGCTTTAGTAGAGACACAATTACCTTTAGGAATTTTGCCACTAGGAACTGCTAATGACTTAGCCAGAACATTAGGAATTTCTAACTCATTGCCTGAAGCTTGTAAAACAATTGCCGAAGGAGAATTAAGACGTATTGATTTAGGTTGGGTAAATGGTAAACACTTTTTTAATGTTGCCAGTTTAGGGCTAAGTGTAAAAATTACCCGCCGACTTACTAAAGAATTTAAACGTCGTTGGGGTGTATTTGCTTATGCTGTCACAGCAATACAAGTTATTTGGGAATCTCGTCCTTTCAGTGCGGAAATTCGCTCTAAAGATAGAGTATTCCGTGTTAAAACTGTACAAATTGCTGTTGGAAATGGTCGCTATTACGGCGGTGGTATGGCTATAGTTCCTGATGCCAGCATTGATGACCAAAGACTAGACCTTTATAGTTTAGAAATTAGTCATTGGTGGGAAATTATTCCCTTATTACCTGCAATGCGAAATGGCAGACACATTCATCGACAAAACGTCCGCGCCCTCAACGGACAGGAGTTTGAAGTTTATACACGTAAACCCCGTGCCATCAATACGGATGGTGAAATCACAACCTACACCCCCGCCACATTTCGCGTTCTTCCTAAAGCCGTAGCTGTTTTAGTTCCGCCAGTGTGAGGTAGAGACGAAGCAGAGGGAAATCATAACTACTGACAACTGACAACTGACAACTGACAACTGACTTGATATCGTAAGAAATAATGGTGGGTGCATTTGTATTGATATTTCGTATTTATTTTAAGTTAGATTAAGTGGGATTATTGTGGCAATTCACATCAACTCACACCAAATACATTTGAGCTTTTCTCAAGAAATTAAGTCATTGCTGCAACGTTTAGCCGAACAGCATTTGACACTTGGCGACATTTTGGCAGAAACCTCAGAACGTGGTTTTAGCTTGGTAATTGCATTATTGGTTTTGCCTTTCTTGTTTCCCATGCCACCAGGGGCAACAGGGCCTTTTGGTGCTGCCTGTCTGATATTATCGGTACAGATGCTTTTGGGTAGGCGATCGCCTTGGCTACCTAAAAAAATCGCTCATTATAAATTCCCCCGTCCTTTTGCCCAGTTTCTCCTCCAAAATCTGCGGCGTGTCACCAAGGTTGTAGAGAAAATCGCCCGTCCCCGGTTAAGCAAAATAGCTCATAACCCATTAATTTGGCGTATCAACGGGTTTTGTATATCTTGGTTGACAATATTACTTATCTCACCAATTCCCTTAACTAACCCGATACCTACTGTTGGTATTTTATTATTAGCGATCGCCACAATTGAATCTGATGGTTTACTAATTTGCCTCAGCTATGTCGTCACTGCTGTCATTACAGTTATATTTGCATTTATTGGTTACGGTTTATGGTTGGCTCCTAGCATTCTACCGTCTATTTTTAAATAGATAATTAGCCAGGGTTTGTTTTTTGAAACCCTACGTAAAGCGGCTTTAGGTGCAGGTTGTTTTAAGAGTTTGTTCAATCCCTGATAGGGATTTTTGTTAGTTAAAACCTATCAATCGTTATTGCTGTTTTTTTAGCATTTTAGCGTTTCAATCCCTGATAGGGATTTTTGTTAGTTAAAACTTGCAGCTACTGCTGATGCAACTTGAATCTGTACTTGTTTCAATCCCTGATAGGGATTTTTGTTAGTTAAAACCGATATGGTTCCGTTGTTGAGGGTTGCCCTGCGAGTTTCAATCCCTGATAGGGATTTTTGTTAGTTAAAACATGAGTGAAGATAGCTTGATAAAAAAGCTCAGTTTCAATCCATGATAGGGATTTTTGTTAGTTAAAACTTGAGGCTAGATTATTTATTTTTGATGCTGTTTCCTGTTTCAATCCCTGATAGGGATTTTTGTTAGTTAAAACCCTTTTCTTGTTTTTCCCCACGCAGTATAAGCGAGTTTCAATCCCTGATAGGGATTTTTGTTAGTTAAAACCTTCGTTCCACACATTGAAGAAGATCCCTTTGTTGTATAAGCGAGTTTCAATCCCTGATAGGGATTTTTGTTAACGCGATGTGCGACTTATTCTTAAAACCCCTCTCCAAACCTCTCCCCTGCAAGGAGAGAGGCTTTAATTATTACTCCCCTTCCCTTGTAGGGAAGGGGTTGGGGGTTAGGTCTGGGAGAAAGTTGCACACGGCGTTTTGTTAGTTAAAACACAAGAAGCGATCACCTGTAATCAATGAGTCTGGTTTCAATCCCTGATAGGGATTTTTGTTAGTTAAAACACACACATTATCAGCAAATCGTCTAATACAGTCAGTTTCAATCCCTGATAGGGATTTTTGTTAGTTAAAACTTTAGCTTTGGATTGCGTGATAGAGAGGCTGAGGGTGTTTCAATCCCTGATAGGGATTTTTGTTAGTTAAAACTGCTAGGGGGGTGGCTCACTTTGCCTCTTCTCTTGTTTCAATCCCTGATAGGGATTTTTGTTAGTTAAAACCATAGCAAAAGTATTTAAGCTATTCTTTGCTAAGTAAACAGTTTCAATCCCTGATAGGGATTTTTGTTAGTTAAAACGTTTTTTGCGGGATGGGGGGGGTGGGTGAAGATTCGTTTCAATCCCTGATAGGGATTTTTGTTAGTTAAAACCCGCCAGCGATTAGATTGCTGGGGTTAGACATCAGTTTCAATCCCTGATAGGGATTTTTGTTAGTTAAAACCATCTACAGCGATTGATGTGGCATCAGTAAGAGCGTTTCAATCCCTGATAGGGATTTTTGTTAGTTAAAACTGCCTGAGTCTAGAAGGCTTACTGTATTTAGTTTTCAAGGTGCGGTTGCGTCAATCTGAAACTAAGGTAGCTTTTCAGCCATTGGGTTGTCAAGAGTAGCATCTTAAAAAATACCGAAAAAGATACTCTAGCAAAGGTTCAGGCGATCGCGTCAACCTCATACTGAAGCTAAACTGACTCAAGCCATGACAGTATAAGCATTTTAGCCGTAAAATTTGGTACTGTGAAAAAAACACCTATAGATTGACGCTAATCCTCGCCACTCCTTAGCGTTCATTGAGAGTCAAAGTTTGATGAATTTGAGTTAATAAGTCTTCCATTGAGATGGAACGTGGGACAATTTGGGTAGCGATCGCTTTTGCCACACCCGCGATAGATTCAGATTCCTGCTTTTTGGCATGAGTCAGTTTACTGCGAGAAGTAACTTGAGAGCGACTTAGTTGTTGGTCAATAACTAAAATCGGTGGCAAATTGCAAGGTAAATCCTGTAGTGCTTTCAAAGCTTTTACTGCTTCTGGATGGATAGCTGATTCTCCTAGACAAATCAGCAGTAAATCAACGCTATTGTGGCGAATTTGTTGTAAGACTTCTGCCCAACAGCGCGCCATTGTGGCTTTTAAGCCGGCTGTTTGTAAGTACTGAATTAAAGCTTGGAACCATTCAGTTCCCCGTTCTGCAACTTCCCCACGGCTGACAGTTTTTCTCTCTGTACCAGAAACCTTGGCTGGTTTGCGTCTAGTTTGTGGTAAATCCTCTAGCATTGCCAAGTCTACTACAAAGATGTTTGGTGGGTAGCAGATACCAGAGGCAATTTGTAGCACAGATAGTAAGGGATCTAGTTTGCCCTTGCGTAGCTCACTATCGTTATCCCTCACACGGGGTGTTAAACAAGGAAACACAGAAAGACCAGGAATTTGGGAAGCAGCCAAGGTCGTTTCTACATCACAAGTTACTAACGGTAAAGCGGCTAGGCGGGGATGCTGAGTTAATTGTTGTAGATAAGTTTGGGCTAGAGAAGTTTCTACATCCAACAAAATGACATCAAACTGCCAAACCCTAGCCAAAAGTTCGGCTTGGTCTAAATCATCCACCTCAATCACCCGGTGTTCCTGTAGTGAAGGATGGGGATTGATAGATTCCAGTTCCGCATCAACTAACCGCAGAATCCTTAGAGTCTTTTTTGATTGATTCTTTTCATTAATCCCTAAACCTAGTGACTGCACCGTCGGTTTGCCACATAGTTTATCTAACAATGGTGTTAGAGATTGCTGCTCTACTGGCAAGCTGAGGAAACCATCGGCGCG comes from the Nostoc sp. PCC 7120 = FACHB-418 genome and includes:
- a CDS encoding lipid kinase; protein product: MSLRALLLVNRHARQGQERLLEAIDHLKKFNFQLIEETTEHPKHLSQVIHKYKDQVDLVIVGGGDGTLNAVVDALVETQLPLGILPLGTANDLARTLGISNSLPEACKTIAEGELRRIDLGWVNGKHFFNVASLGLSVKITRRLTKEFKRRWGVFAYAVTAIQVIWESRPFSAEIRSKDRVFRVKTVQIAVGNGRYYGGGMAIVPDASIDDQRLDLYSLEISHWWEIIPLLPAMRNGRHIHRQNVRALNGQEFEVYTRKPRAINTDGEITTYTPATFRVLPKAVAVLVPPV
- a CDS encoding exopolysaccharide biosynthesis protein encodes the protein MAIHINSHQIHLSFSQEIKSLLQRLAEQHLTLGDILAETSERGFSLVIALLVLPFLFPMPPGATGPFGAACLILSVQMLLGRRSPWLPKKIAHYKFPRPFAQFLLQNLRRVTKVVEKIARPRLSKIAHNPLIWRINGFCISWLTILLISPIPLTNPIPTVGILLLAIATIESDGLLICLSYVVTAVITVIFAFIGYGLWLAPSILPSIFK